The following coding sequences lie in one Metopolophium dirhodum isolate CAU chromosome 5, ASM1992520v1, whole genome shotgun sequence genomic window:
- the LOC132944731 gene encoding uncharacterized protein LOC132944731 produces MERNDIVALRCKFLRQMCTLRKNKDDRPVVYLDETWVNQNHSRTLIWQNENNSGGLKVPTGKGGRLIVCHAGCSRYGFIEGSKLVFRSNTGNTTDYHNQMNGEVFKEWFIQLLKNLEEPSVIVMDNAPYHSILRDKYPKSNWRKTEVQQWLNEKNIEFHPLETLPELRQKVKNLLPREKKYELDDIAIEMGHEVIRLPPYHCKYNPIELIWAQVKGQVAKFNNTFKMVDIERLTHEALDAVTIDDWTKCVRHAEEIQDEDNKNEIMRDTMIEPIIMTILPDDSDWSDDEEDIDEENHG; encoded by the coding sequence ATGGAGAGGAATGATATCGTCGCACTTCGGTGTAAATTTTTACGACAAATGTGTACGCTGCGAAAAAATAAAGACGATCGTCCAGTGGTTTATCTCGATGAAACGTGGGTAAACCAAAACCATTCACGCACCCTTATTtggcaaaatgaaaataattctggTGGTCTGAAGGTGCCGACGGGTAAAGGAGGCCGACTTATTGTATGCCATGCAGGATGTAGTCGCTACGGGTTTATAGAAGGGTCAAAATTGGTATTTCGAAGCAATACCGGAAATACCACGGATTATCATAATCAGATGAATGGTGAAGTATTCAAAGAGTGGTTTATTCAACTGCTTAAAAATCTAGAAGAGCCATCAGTTATAGTCATGGACAATGCGCCTTACCATTCAATCCTCAGAGACAAATATCCGAAAAGTAATTGGAGAAAAACCGAAGTACAACAAtggttaaatgaaaaaaatattgagttccATCCATTGGAAACATTACCTGAACTTcggcaaaaagttaaaaacctattgccacgtgaaaaaaaatatgagctgGATGACATTGCAATTGAAATGGGTCATGAGGTAATCCGTCTTCCACCATACCACTGTAAGTATAACCCAATTGAGTTAATTTGGGCTCAAGTTAAGGGCCAAGTAGCGaaatttaacaatacttttaaaatggttGATATTGAGCGGTTAACACACGAGGCATTAGATGCAGTAACAATAGACGACTGGACGAAATGCGTTCGTCATGCAGAAGAAATTCAGGACGAGGacaacaaaaatgaaataatgagGGACACCATGATAGAACcaataattatgacaatattaccaGATGACAGTGACTGGAGTGATGATGAAGAAGATATTGACGAAGAAAACCACGGATAA